In the Thermodesulfovibrio yellowstonii DSM 11347 genome, one interval contains:
- a CDS encoding transposase gives MKQRKWTAEEKMAIVLEGIKGVKSVADICREHKISQGLYYRWRDKFLEGGKKALNSGSADESIYKAEIDKLQRIIGKQAIQIEILKKTEELLGRK, from the coding sequence ATGAAACAAAGGAAGTGGACAGCAGAAGAAAAAATGGCGATAGTTTTGGAAGGAATTAAAGGAGTCAAATCAGTAGCTGACATCTGCAGGGAGCACAAAATAAGTCAAGGACTTTATTATCGCTGGAGAGACAAATTTTTGGAAGGTGGTAAAAAAGCACTTAACAGTGGCAGTGCTGATGAAAGCATTTACAAAGCAGAGATAGACAAGCTTCAGAGAATCATAGGGAAACAGGCAATCCAGATAGAGATATTAAAAAAAACAGAAGAACTGTTAGGGAGAAAATAG
- a CDS encoding IS110 family transposase, translated as MSTYKVFIGIDVSKKYLNAAILNGDTTVTFKSLYCPEEFEKELNRHLKEIKKSELLIVMEHTGVYHLRLAHYLYESGYNVGVINPYSMRKFFEAKGKRAKTDKVDSIVIAEYGRQFFDGKLYRPKTEAQKQIETRLRLLDDFQKQINMVKNQREALSHVPMEGIKKVLRYYDGIIKALSSSMKKVEKEIQKLCREKFKKQWELLESIPGISDRAISVVVSMLRGFEGFSRAKEVGSFVGICPSPYESGDTVRGRGSIMKRGNSYVRKVFYMCTLSAIRVNVYCKGLYERLLKKGKSKKLALVAVGHKLLRQCFGVLRSGKEFNPSLVKST; from the coding sequence ATGAGCACTTACAAAGTTTTTATAGGCATTGATGTATCAAAGAAGTATCTTAATGCAGCGATACTCAATGGAGACACTACAGTAACATTTAAGAGTTTATATTGTCCAGAGGAATTTGAGAAGGAATTGAATAGGCATTTGAAAGAGATAAAAAAATCGGAGTTACTAATTGTTATGGAGCATACAGGGGTCTATCATCTGAGATTGGCTCATTATCTGTATGAGAGTGGATATAATGTAGGAGTGATTAATCCTTATTCAATGAGGAAATTTTTTGAGGCAAAGGGCAAGAGAGCAAAGACAGACAAAGTAGACTCCATAGTGATAGCTGAGTATGGGAGGCAATTTTTTGATGGGAAGCTATATAGACCTAAGACAGAGGCTCAGAAGCAAATAGAAACTCGGTTGAGGTTACTTGATGATTTTCAGAAGCAGATAAACATGGTTAAGAATCAGAGGGAGGCATTGAGCCATGTTCCTATGGAGGGCATCAAGAAAGTGCTAAGGTATTATGATGGGATAATAAAGGCACTGAGCAGTAGCATGAAAAAAGTAGAGAAAGAAATACAGAAGCTTTGCAGGGAAAAATTTAAGAAGCAGTGGGAATTACTTGAGAGCATACCTGGGATAAGTGACAGAGCGATAAGTGTAGTAGTATCAATGCTTAGGGGATTTGAGGGGTTTAGCAGAGCGAAGGAAGTAGGGAGTTTTGTAGGGATATGTCCCTCGCCGTATGAGAGTGGAGATACAGTGAGGGGGAGGGGAAGCATAATGAAGAGGGGCAACAGTTATGTGAGGAAGGTTTTTTATATGTGTACACTGTCAGCGATAAGGGTGAATGTATATTGCAAGGGATTATATGAGAGATTATTGAAAAAAGGGAAGTCAAAGAAGTTGGCATTGGTGGCAGTGGGGCATAAGTTGCTCAGGCAGTGTTTTGGAGTATTGAGAAGTGGGAAAGAATTCAATCCCAGTTTGGTAAAAAGCACTTGA